The proteins below are encoded in one region of Sporanaerobacter acetigenes DSM 13106:
- a CDS encoding NUDIX hydrolase has protein sequence MNFDMIREKFHRRVSKPLDVKDNYAVLVPLIKKDGKIELLYEIRAENLKNQPGEISFPGGKVEIGENFKEAAARETCEELNICKENIEVIGHLDYLVSYSNISIYPFLGILHDTNFEDIKYSEDEVSSIFTVPFKFFMENEPKVYYIDLETSIGEKFPYEKIPGGKNYDWKQGKYSVYFYEYKKYTIWGMTAKITKNFIDIIKS, from the coding sequence ATGAATTTTGATATGATTAGGGAAAAATTTCATAGAAGAGTTTCAAAACCATTAGATGTAAAGGATAATTATGCAGTATTGGTACCACTAATTAAGAAAGATGGCAAAATAGAATTGCTATATGAGATAAGAGCAGAAAATTTAAAAAATCAACCGGGAGAAATATCTTTTCCAGGAGGCAAAGTGGAAATAGGGGAAAACTTTAAAGAGGCAGCTGCTAGAGAAACTTGTGAAGAACTCAATATATGTAAAGAAAACATTGAAGTGATAGGACATTTAGACTATTTGGTTTCTTACTCAAACATTTCTATATATCCATTTTTAGGAATTCTTCATGATACAAATTTTGAGGATATAAAATATAGTGAAGATGAAGTAAGTTCTATTTTTACAGTACCTTTTAAGTTTTTTATGGAAAATGAACCTAAAGTCTATTATATAGATTTAGAGACATCTATTGGAGAAAAATTTCCATATGAAAAAATTCCGGGTGGGAAAAATTATGATTGGAAACAAGGAAAATATTCAGTCTACTTTTATGAATACAAGAAATATACAATTTGGGGTATGACAGCAAAAATTACCAAAAACTTTATAGATATAATAAAAAGCTAA
- a CDS encoding MATE family efflux transporter: MNRSKQLGEENIGKLLFQFSIPAIVGMMVNALYNVVDRIFIGKGVGSLGIAGIFVGYPISLILMAFSMLIGIGGNSLVSIKLGEKKEEEAQKILGNAFILLILISASISVIGLIFLEPLLKAFGASKNILPYSIDYMTIILIGAPMQALGFGLNNFIRGEGNPKVAMGTMLIGAILNTILDPIFIFVFKMGMKGAAYATIISQGVSAIWVLSYFMGNKSLLKLKRENIKLQGKIVKNIISIGLAPFSMQIAASAVTILLNKSLQKYGGDVATSSMAAINSITMMILMPIFGINQGAQPIIGFNYGAKKYNRVKETLKLAIIFATIISSTGFIITQTIPEKLIGLFGKNEKELIEVGSKALRIYLSMLPIIGVQVISSNYFQATGKPKQAMILSLSRQVLVLIPALVILPRLFQLNGVWLAGPISDLVSSIITAIVLIKDLKHLEEQSIAYTPRTEEK; the protein is encoded by the coding sequence ATGAATCGTTCAAAACAATTAGGTGAAGAAAATATAGGTAAGTTACTTTTTCAGTTTTCTATTCCTGCTATTGTAGGAATGATGGTAAATGCTCTATACAATGTAGTAGATAGAATATTTATAGGTAAAGGTGTTGGAAGTTTAGGAATTGCAGGCATATTTGTTGGATATCCGATTTCTCTCATACTTATGGCCTTTTCTATGCTTATAGGAATTGGAGGAAACTCTTTGGTTTCTATAAAATTGGGAGAAAAAAAAGAAGAAGAAGCTCAAAAGATTTTAGGAAATGCTTTTATATTGCTAATACTTATTTCAGCAAGTATTAGTGTTATAGGTCTTATTTTTCTAGAACCACTTTTGAAAGCTTTTGGTGCCAGTAAAAATATACTTCCCTATTCCATAGATTATATGACAATAATACTCATAGGAGCTCCTATGCAAGCTTTAGGCTTTGGACTTAACAATTTTATAAGGGGAGAAGGAAATCCCAAGGTAGCCATGGGAACTATGCTCATTGGAGCTATTTTAAATACTATATTGGATCCGATATTCATCTTTGTATTTAAAATGGGTATGAAAGGAGCTGCATATGCTACGATTATATCCCAAGGGGTTTCTGCTATTTGGGTCTTGAGCTATTTCATGGGGAACAAAAGCCTTCTTAAACTCAAAAGAGAAAATATAAAACTACAAGGAAAAATAGTAAAAAACATTATATCTATAGGGTTGGCGCCATTCAGTATGCAAATAGCTGCAAGTGCAGTTACAATTTTATTAAATAAAAGTCTTCAAAAATATGGAGGAGATGTGGCAACTTCAAGTATGGCAGCTATAAATAGCATCACAATGATGATTCTTATGCCAATTTTCGGTATAAATCAAGGAGCACAGCCTATAATAGGATTTAACTACGGTGCCAAAAAATACAATAGAGTCAAAGAAACTCTAAAATTAGCTATAATATTTGCAACAATTATATCAAGCACAGGATTTATAATAACTCAAACTATACCAGAAAAATTGATTGGTTTGTTTGGAAAAAATGAAAAAGAACTTATTGAAGTCGGATCAAAAGCACTTCGAATCTATCTATCTATGTTACCTATAATAGGAGTTCAAGTAATAAGTTCAAACTATTTCCAAGCTACAGGAAAGCCTAAACAAGCAATGATTTTAAGCCTATCAAGGCAAGTTCTAGTACTCATACCTGCTCTTGTAATACTTCCAAGACTATTTCAGTTGAATGGTGTATGGCTTGCAGGTCCAATATCAGATTTGGTATCATCTATCATCACAGCAATAGTTTTGATAAAAGATTTAAAACATCTTGAAGAACAATCTATTGCATACACTCCTAGAACTGAAGAAAAATAA
- a CDS encoding MarR family winged helix-turn-helix transcriptional regulator, with translation MINNSIYEDIRYDLIKFMSLFHRLFSPTFKKETNDKYSCNKNQVKTIMIIGRAEKVTPTILGKCMDMEKGSLTSLIDSMEKMGLVYRVNDEKDRRKTWIYLTDEGEKYYINQEKKFMARIKEVFGTLSEKDVKEFNDSLKTIVTILDKMRGE, from the coding sequence ATGATAAATAATTCTATTTATGAAGATATCAGATATGATTTGATTAAATTCATGTCCCTATTTCACAGATTATTTAGTCCAACATTTAAAAAAGAAACTAATGACAAATATAGCTGCAATAAAAATCAAGTAAAAACCATAATGATCATTGGTAGAGCTGAAAAAGTCACACCTACTATATTAGGAAAATGCATGGACATGGAAAAAGGAAGTCTTACTTCCCTCATTGATTCCATGGAAAAAATGGGGTTAGTATATAGAGTTAATGATGAAAAGGATAGAAGAAAAACCTGGATTTACCTCACAGATGAAGGCGAAAAATACTATATAAATCAAGAAAAAAAATTCATGGCAAGAATAAAAGAAGTATTTGGAACTCTTTCGGAAAAAGATGTAAAAGAATTCAATGATAGTTTAAAAACCATAGTGACAATATTAGATAAAATGAGAGGTGAATAA
- a CDS encoding CAP domain-containing protein yields the protein MKKRTMKKTLLSITVALLLLSSTSFASAGGFTTVRYTINTNYSNYYQINNQNVQHRYVTYSPYKYTYNRYAVPNTTNTNNNNNNTTNTNNNNNINTNNNINTNNNINTTVSSTANTMELEVLKLINEERKKEGLAPFTYSEELSKVARTKSQDMADKNYFSHTSPTYGDPFTMMKSFGIKYRTAGENIAKGYYSASSVVNGWMNSEGHRANILNPSFNKIGIGYATNKSGTTYWTQMFID from the coding sequence ATGAAAAAAAGAACCATGAAAAAAACTCTATTATCAATAACTGTAGCCCTGCTACTACTTTCTTCAACAAGCTTTGCTAGTGCTGGAGGATTCACGACCGTAAGGTATACAATAAATACAAACTACTCAAATTATTATCAAATAAATAACCAAAATGTCCAACATAGATACGTAACCTATTCACCATATAAATATACTTATAATAGATATGCTGTACCTAATACTACTAACACCAATAATAATAATAATAATACTACTAATACTAATAATAATAATAATATCAATACTAATAATAATATCAATACTAATAATAATATCAATACTACTGTATCAAGTACAGCAAATACAATGGAGTTAGAAGTCTTAAAACTCATAAATGAAGAGAGAAAAAAAGAAGGACTAGCTCCCTTTACTTACAGTGAAGAACTTTCAAAAGTAGCTAGAACTAAATCTCAAGACATGGCAGATAAAAATTATTTTAGCCATACCTCACCTACTTATGGAGATCCTTTCACTATGATGAAGAGCTTTGGAATAAAATATAGAACTGCAGGAGAAAATATCGCAAAAGGATATTACAGTGCTTCTTCTGTAGTCAATGGCTGGATGAACTCCGAAGGACATCGTGCAAATATATTGAATCCAAGCTTTAACAAAATTGGTATAGGTTATGCTACCAATAAAAGTGGTACAACTTATTGGACGCAAATGTTTATAGATTAG
- the tyrS gene encoding tyrosine--tRNA ligase has protein sequence MANVLDLLEERGYIDQVTYEDELRELLDKESVTFYIGFDATADSLTLGHFVQIMVMKHMQEAGHKPIALLGGGTTLIGDPSGKSDMRKMLTKEQIDHNAKRFKEQLSQFIDFSDDKALVVNNADWLLNLNYVEFLREIGVHFSVNRMLTAECYKQRLEKGLTYFEFSYMLMQSYDYLKLYRDYDCKLEIGGSDQWSNILSGYELVRRIENDKVYAMTFKLLTNAEGKKMGKTESGTIWLDSEKTSPYELYQYLRNIDDRDVEKCLSMLTLLPMYEVRKLSSLEGAEINKAKEVLAYEVTKTVHGEKEADKAQKAAKALFEGGSQGGSIPTTEIDKSNFTNGMGILDLMTNLGLTSSNSEGRRLIKQGGIYIGDNRVDDPNLKIEIADFDDNKLMIRKGKKVYHQVKLV, from the coding sequence TTGGCTAATGTACTTGATTTGTTAGAAGAAAGAGGCTATATTGACCAAGTTACTTATGAAGATGAACTACGCGAACTTTTAGATAAGGAATCTGTTACTTTTTATATTGGCTTCGATGCTACAGCAGACAGTTTGACCCTTGGACATTTTGTTCAAATAATGGTTATGAAGCATATGCAAGAAGCTGGGCATAAACCTATTGCACTACTTGGTGGTGGTACAACATTAATTGGAGACCCAAGTGGAAAATCAGATATGAGAAAGATGCTCACAAAAGAACAAATCGATCACAATGCAAAGAGATTTAAAGAGCAGCTTTCACAATTTATCGATTTTAGTGATGACAAGGCATTGGTGGTAAATAATGCAGACTGGCTTTTAAATCTCAATTATGTTGAATTTTTAAGAGAAATCGGTGTACATTTTTCAGTAAATAGAATGCTTACTGCTGAGTGCTATAAACAAAGACTAGAAAAAGGACTAACTTATTTTGAATTTAGCTATATGCTTATGCAGTCCTATGATTATCTAAAACTTTACAGAGACTACGATTGTAAACTTGAAATAGGTGGAAGTGATCAATGGTCCAATATATTGAGTGGATATGAATTGGTGAGAAGAATTGAAAATGATAAAGTCTATGCTATGACATTTAAACTATTAACCAATGCTGAAGGCAAAAAGATGGGAAAAACAGAATCTGGTACTATTTGGCTAGACAGTGAAAAAACTTCACCTTATGAACTATATCAATACTTGAGAAATATTGATGATAGAGATGTAGAAAAATGTCTATCAATGCTTACATTGCTTCCTATGTACGAAGTAAGAAAATTATCATCCCTTGAAGGAGCAGAAATAAACAAAGCTAAAGAAGTTCTTGCTTATGAAGTAACCAAAACAGTTCATGGAGAAAAAGAAGCAGATAAAGCTCAAAAAGCTGCAAAAGCATTGTTTGAAGGTGGAAGCCAAGGTGGTTCTATTCCCACTACTGAAATAGATAAATCTAATTTTACAAATGGCATGGGAATATTGGACTTAATGACAAATTTAGGCTTGACTAGTTCTAACAGTGAAGGTAGGAGACTTATAAAACAAGGTGGAATCTATATTGGTGACAACAGAGTAGATGATCCAAATCTAAAAATAGAAATAGCTGATTTTGATGACAATAAATTGATGATAAGAAAGGGCAAAAAAGTTTATCATCAAGTTAAATTAGTCTAG
- a CDS encoding class II SORL domain-containing protein produces MKSLGTFLQSGDWKGEKHVPVIHAPENAKKGEEIEIKVLVGEEIKHPNTLEHHISWIKVFFHPEGSKFPIEIGNYNFSAHGEGEIYEEPEIAIKVKLDKPGSIHALSYCNIHGLWENSVEIKVED; encoded by the coding sequence ATGAAAAGTTTAGGAACATTTTTACAAAGCGGAGATTGGAAGGGCGAAAAACATGTACCAGTTATACACGCTCCTGAAAATGCAAAAAAAGGTGAAGAAATTGAAATAAAAGTATTGGTAGGAGAAGAAATCAAACATCCAAATACACTAGAACATCATATTTCATGGATTAAAGTATTTTTCCATCCAGAAGGCTCTAAGTTCCCTATTGAAATAGGAAATTATAATTTTTCAGCTCATGGTGAAGGTGAAATTTATGAAGAACCTGAAATTGCAATCAAAGTTAAACTTGACAAACCTGGCTCAATACATGCATTGAGTTATTGCAATATTCATGGTCTTTGGGAAAATAGCGTAGAAATCAAAGTAGAGGACTAA
- a CDS encoding THUMP domain-containing class I SAM-dependent RNA methyltransferase, translating into MSDIELIATSTFGLESVVKREIINLGYKDVKVENGKVIFSAEEKDIPRVNIWLRSADRVLLKIGEFKATTFEELFEKTKALPWEDWITEDGEFTVVGKAVDSQLMSVPDCQAIVKKAVVEKLKTKYHTEWFKETGAKFTIQVALLKDIATLTIDTSGEGLHKRGYREASVEAPIKETLAAALINLSYWNHERILVDPFCGSGTIPIEAAMIGKNIAPGIQRSFASENWPRINQEYWKEEKVNARKAILQDRKLNIKAFDIDKEAIEISKENAFEIGVDDCIEFSVGNVLDFKTHDKYGVIISNPPYGERLGNKEKVEKLYIEIGKIFRQLDTWSIYIITSNENFEKLYGGKADRKRKLYNGRIKVDYYQYYGPRPPKK; encoded by the coding sequence ATGAGCGATATAGAGTTAATTGCAACATCTACTTTTGGATTGGAATCCGTAGTGAAGCGAGAAATTATAAATTTAGGCTATAAAGATGTGAAAGTAGAAAATGGGAAAGTTATTTTTAGTGCAGAAGAAAAAGATATTCCAAGAGTTAATATTTGGTTGAGAAGTGCTGATAGAGTATTGTTGAAAATTGGAGAATTTAAAGCAACTACTTTTGAAGAATTATTTGAAAAGACCAAAGCTCTCCCCTGGGAAGATTGGATAACAGAAGATGGAGAGTTCACAGTAGTAGGCAAAGCTGTGGATTCACAGCTCATGAGCGTCCCAGATTGTCAAGCAATAGTTAAGAAGGCAGTAGTTGAAAAATTGAAAACTAAATATCATACAGAATGGTTTAAAGAAACAGGCGCAAAGTTTACTATTCAAGTAGCTCTTTTAAAGGATATTGCAACTTTGACTATAGATACTAGTGGTGAAGGGTTACATAAAAGGGGCTATAGAGAAGCAAGTGTAGAAGCGCCTATAAAGGAGACTCTTGCAGCGGCTTTAATAAATTTAAGTTATTGGAATCATGAGAGAATATTGGTAGATCCTTTTTGTGGGTCAGGAACTATTCCTATAGAAGCAGCTATGATAGGGAAAAACATTGCACCAGGTATTCAAAGATCTTTTGCATCAGAGAATTGGCCAAGAATAAATCAAGAATATTGGAAAGAAGAAAAAGTAAATGCAAGAAAAGCAATACTCCAAGATAGAAAATTAAATATTAAAGCTTTTGATATAGACAAAGAAGCTATAGAAATTTCCAAAGAAAATGCATTTGAAATAGGAGTTGATGACTGTATTGAATTTAGTGTAGGAAATGTACTGGATTTTAAAACTCATGACAAATATGGTGTGATAATTTCCAATCCTCCTTATGGGGAAAGACTTGGGAATAAAGAAAAAGTTGAAAAATTATATATCGAAATTGGAAAGATATTTAGGCAATTGGACACATGGTCTATTTATATAATTACTTCAAATGAGAATTTTGAAAAGCTTTATGGGGGAAAAGCAGATAGAAAAAGAAAATTATATAATGGAAGAATAAAAGTAGACTATTACCAATATTATGGTCCAAGACCTCCTAAAAAATAA
- a CDS encoding methyl-accepting chemotaxis protein, producing MENNSETKKSKEKFGNLKAKIILALILTLFLSTMVSNLIYDLLERFIHINPKFAMFFSTLINIGIGLLFAYILIKTFFVKNIRTILASIDKIAQGDLTQVKVLKDKSEFNAINTSLNKVTESFKDILKEIKANSEILAESTKTLSSIIEETTGSTENIASNVNDIALGSEDTSKNIVELNEAISNLTELSQTTDKDTNIATELSKDMANCAEKGSKDMDMIIEKVTLIDNSTKNTSTIIEDLNEKIKDIDNIVVIINEISEQTNLLALNAAIEAARAGEAGKGFAVVAEEIRKLADETHTYSEEISKITSSVISSSTNAVESIEKVSNIVDESVDVANLTKSSFEELLNKIVEINSLIIDISKAAKEERSNSEYILERATEVSAISQETTASSENSAAAVEKNLASMEEITASIEDLTKIAEKLNNMVERFNI from the coding sequence ATGGAAAATAATTCCGAAACAAAAAAGTCTAAAGAAAAATTTGGAAATTTAAAAGCTAAAATTATTTTAGCACTTATTTTGACTTTATTCTTAAGCACTATGGTTTCAAATTTAATTTATGATCTTTTAGAAAGATTTATCCATATCAACCCTAAATTTGCCATGTTTTTTTCAACCCTTATAAACATTGGAATAGGTCTTTTGTTTGCTTATATTCTAATCAAGACATTCTTTGTAAAAAACATTAGAACAATATTAGCAAGCATAGACAAAATAGCTCAAGGTGATTTAACTCAAGTTAAAGTTCTAAAAGACAAAAGCGAATTTAATGCCATCAATACATCTTTAAATAAAGTAACAGAAAGTTTTAAAGATATATTAAAAGAAATAAAAGCGAATTCTGAAATACTTGCAGAAAGTACAAAAACACTATCTTCTATTATAGAGGAAACAACAGGATCTACAGAAAATATTGCAAGCAATGTAAATGACATAGCTCTTGGTTCAGAAGATACTTCTAAAAATATAGTTGAATTAAACGAAGCAATTTCTAATTTAACTGAACTTTCTCAAACAACTGATAAAGATACCAATATAGCAACAGAACTTTCTAAAGATATGGCTAATTGTGCAGAAAAGGGCAGCAAAGACATGGATATGATCATTGAAAAAGTAACTCTAATTGACAATTCTACCAAAAACACTTCTACTATCATCGAAGATTTAAATGAGAAAATTAAGGATATTGACAATATTGTCGTCATAATAAACGAAATATCTGAGCAGACAAACTTACTAGCACTAAATGCTGCTATAGAAGCTGCCCGAGCTGGAGAAGCAGGAAAAGGATTTGCTGTTGTAGCTGAAGAGATTAGAAAATTGGCAGATGAGACCCATACATATTCAGAAGAGATATCTAAAATCACAAGTTCTGTAATTTCTAGCAGCACCAATGCAGTAGAAAGTATAGAAAAAGTAAGCAATATTGTTGATGAAAGTGTAGATGTAGCAAATTTAACAAAATCTTCTTTTGAAGAATTGTTAAATAAAATAGTTGAAATAAATTCACTAATAATAGATATATCTAAAGCTGCTAAAGAAGAAAGAAGCAATAGTGAATACATTCTTGAAAGAGCCACAGAAGTTTCTGCAATATCACAGGAAACAACAGCTTCGTCCGAAAACAGTGCTGCTGCCGTAGAAAAAAATCTTGCTTCAATGGAAGAAATTACAGCTTCGATTGAAGATTTAACAAAAATTGCAGAAAAGCTTAACAATATGGTGGAGAGATTTAATATCTAA
- a CDS encoding SpoIIE family protein phosphatase, which translates to MLNKEKVSFIEEKVQRYRDFGILNYHALEGMADWVRIVDKDGIIIYANRTMKESLGEDIEGKKCYEVLGKDLPCSFCITKRSIETGEIVQKEEKVGNRIFSAKSSPVADSEGNIYAAVEVFRDVTRERKLEKELKEKNRKMSKDLLFAKTLQQKILPKKGIYKNIKFNYIYKPCEMISGDMFDIFSIDENHVGIYISDVAGHGVTASMMTMFVRQTMRSIKDEIMSPSKALTELHKKFVDLNLDDDKYFTMFYGVLDTRTNTFKYSNAGHNCIPILFNDEKLEILKIRGFPISYIFNEIFYLEDNVEFHKGDKILFYTDGITEVHDKGKNQFGLEGVLSVIKNNRGDILNAINREVENFQWGEQEDDFALVLVEVME; encoded by the coding sequence ATGTTAAATAAAGAGAAGGTTAGTTTCATAGAAGAAAAAGTACAAAGATATAGGGACTTTGGTATACTCAATTATCACGCATTAGAGGGAATGGCAGATTGGGTAAGAATTGTAGATAAAGATGGAATTATAATATATGCAAATAGAACAATGAAGGAAAGTTTAGGGGAGGATATAGAGGGAAAGAAATGCTATGAAGTTTTGGGAAAAGATTTACCTTGTAGTTTTTGTATTACCAAAAGGAGTATAGAAACTGGAGAAATAGTTCAAAAAGAGGAAAAGGTAGGAAATAGGATTTTTTCAGCAAAAAGTTCACCTGTGGCAGATTCGGAAGGCAATATATATGCTGCTGTGGAAGTTTTCAGAGATGTGACTAGAGAAAGAAAACTGGAGAAGGAACTGAAAGAAAAAAATAGAAAGATGAGTAAAGACTTACTTTTTGCTAAAACTTTGCAACAAAAAATTCTTCCTAAAAAAGGCATATATAAAAATATAAAATTTAATTATATATATAAACCATGCGAAATGATTAGTGGAGATATGTTTGATATATTCAGCATAGATGAAAATCATGTAGGAATATATATAAGTGATGTAGCTGGTCATGGTGTTACAGCATCTATGATGACTATGTTTGTGAGACAAACTATGCGTTCTATAAAGGATGAGATTATGAGTCCATCAAAAGCGCTTACAGAACTGCATAAGAAATTTGTGGATTTAAATTTGGATGATGACAAATATTTTACTATGTTTTATGGTGTATTAGACACTAGGACAAATACTTTTAAATATTCAAATGCTGGGCATAATTGCATTCCAATACTTTTTAATGATGAAAAATTAGAAATACTAAAGATCAGAGGTTTCCCTATTTCATACATATTTAACGAGATATTTTATTTAGAAGATAATGTTGAATTTCATAAAGGCGACAAAATACTTTTTTATACAGATGGGATAACTGAAGTTCATGACAAGGGAAAAAATCAGTTTGGCTTAGAAGGAGTTTTAAGTGTTATAAAAAACAACAGAGGAGATATTCTAAATGCTATAAATAGGGAAGTAGAAAATTTCCAATGGGGAGAACAAGAAGATGATTTTGCATTAGTTCTTGTTGAAGTTATGGAATAA